A segment of the Parasynechococcus marenigrum WH 8102 genome:
AGGGCGATGAACCCCTACGACCCCGGCAGCACCTGGAAGCCAGTGACGGCGATGGCGGGGATGGAATCAGGCAAGTTCCCGCCGGACATCAAGTTGCACACCACGGCTTGCATCATCTACGGCGGCCATTGCTTCCCCGATCACAACGGTGTTGGATTCGGCCATATCGGGTATGCCGATGCCCTGCGTTTCTCCAGCAATACCTTCTTCTATCAAGTAGGAGTCGGTGCCGGGTCCAAGGCGCTGAAAAGGGCGGCTGATCAGCTGGGCTTTCAACAGAAGACCGGTATTGAGATCGGCTGGGAGGAAAGTGTCGGATTGGTGGGTGATGAGACCTGGGCCGCGGCGGGTCGTGGCTGGGCGAAACCGGGGACGGTTCCCTGGATTCCTGAGGACATGGCCAGTGCGTCGATCGGTCAGTCTGTGGTGCAGATCACGCCGCTGCAGCTGGCCCGTGCCTACGCGGTGTTTGCCAACGGCGGTTGGCTGGTGACACCGCATCTGGCCCAGGGAACCACCGACTGGCTGGATGCTGATCACCGCCGCAAGGTGCCGATGAAAGCGTCCACGTTGGCCACGATCCGAGCGGGGTTGCGCAAGGTGGTGTCGGCGGGAACGGGGTTTGGACTCAACGGACCAGGCATTCCACCAGCAGCCGGCAAGACAGGCACCGCTGAGGACAGCACCGGCGGTCCGGACCATGCCTGGTTTGGTTCCTATGCCCCCTATCCCGATGGTGAGATTGTTGTGGTCGCTTTCGCTCAGAACACCCCTGGCGGTGGATCCGTGCATGCCCTGCCGATGGCGAAAGCGGTCCTGGCGGAATGGAACCGAACCCGTGAGGACTAAAGGTCAGGCCGCCGCGCTGAGCTCTCGCTCCAGCACCTGCCGGTAATAGCCACGCAGCTGTTCGGTTGCTCCAGCCCAGCCCCAGCGTTCCGCTTCGGAGCGGGCGGCACTGCGCAGGCTCTGGCGCTCGGCGGCGTTGCCCAGCAGGCGTTGGCTGGCTTCGATCAGGCTGGCGGCACCGCCATCGGCGCCATCGGGTTCATAGAGGCAGCCATTCACACCGTCGCTAATGATGTCAGGGATTCCGCCGCGGTTGGCGCCCACCACGGGGCAGCCTGCGGCCATGGCCTCCAGCAGCACCAGGCCAAGGGTTTCCGTGCTGGAGGGGAAGAGGAAGGCATCGCCGCTGGCGTAGGCACCGGCGAGTTCTTCGCCGGCCAGATATCCCACGAAGGTGGTGGCGGTGCCCTCGAAATGCTTTTCCAGTTGCTGGCGATGCGGACCGTCGCCCACCAAAGCCAATCGGGCGTCCGGAAGGGTTTCCAGTACCGGACGGATCCGTTCGATCTGTTTCTCGGCAGACAGCCGGCCCACATACAACAACAGGGCGCCGCGGTCGTCATGGCCCCCCAGGAGTCGCGCTCGCATCGTGTCTGAGCGCAGTTCGGGACGGAACAGGTCGGTGTCGACGCCCCGCTGCCACAAGTCAGTGTTCTGAATGCCTTTGTCGCTCAGTTCCTGCACCATGGCGGTGGAGGTGCAGAGGTTGAGCAGCGCTTGGTTGTGGGCGGCCTTGAGCAATTCCCACAGCAGGGGTTCGAGCATGCCCATGCCGTAGTGCTCGAGGTACTTCGGCAGGTGGGTGTGGTAGCTGGCAATCAGCGGAATCGATTTGCTTTTCGCCAGCCAGATGCCCCCCAGGCCCAGCACGGCGGGGTTGACG
Coding sequences within it:
- a CDS encoding glycosyltransferase family 4 protein; this encodes MKIAFFTETFLPKVDGIVTRLTKTVRHLVEAGDEVIVFCPEGCPDEYMGARLIGVPAMPLPLYPELKLALPRPAVSEAIDSFQPDLIHVVNPAVLGLGGIWLAKSKSIPLIASYHTHLPKYLEHYGMGMLEPLLWELLKAAHNQALLNLCTSTAMVQELSDKGIQNTDLWQRGVDTDLFRPELRSDTMRARLLGGHDDRGALLLYVGRLSAEKQIERIRPVLETLPDARLALVGDGPHRQQLEKHFEGTATTFVGYLAGEELAGAYASGDAFLFPSSTETLGLVLLEAMAAGCPVVGANRGGIPDIISDGVNGCLYEPDGADGGAASLIEASQRLLGNAAERQSLRSAARSEAERWGWAGATEQLRGYYRQVLERELSAAA